The window TTTTATCCTGAATCGCACCTAAAGTCATGGCCCAAGGAAATTTGTGAGCCGTAGCAATCCTTTGATACAGCCCCCATTCTGCGTCCATTCCGATCATTAAAGGGATTTTAGATTTCTGCTGAAATTCATTCACCAGGCTGATCTCTCTTCCTGCGTCATCCTGCATGAGAATCAGGCCGCCAATTTTATCCGCTGTAACAATATTTCTTACCTGGCTGATATATTCTTCACCTTTATTGGTATAAAGTGCAACAATAAAAAGCTGTCCTAGTTTTTCATCCTGAGAAATGTTTTTATACGTTTTATCTACCCATTGCTGAGCCTTTTTCAAATCTTCTTTTGAAGTATTTTTCGGCAGATACTGGGCTTTCACCTTTGGGCTTATTAATGCAACAATAAAGAGAGAAGTATATAATAATTTCTTCATGACTTTTTGAATAAGAACAAAAATACGATTAAAAAAATGAGGAAAACAAGGTTTTTGAGATTTTTGGTATATGATTTGAATACGCAATATAAATAATAACTAAACTTTAATAAGAAATGAAAAAAATACTTCTCTTTTTATTCCTTGGCGCTGTAGGCTTTACTGCTTATAGCTGTGATAATAGTGATGATACTGTAGTACAAGGAACAGATTATGATACTATAAACCAATCATTTGATATATCTCCTACTTTTACAAGAGTTAATGACAATCTTTACAGATGGAGTGATGATTTTAATAAGCCATTAGTACAATCTGATATGGTGCTTATTTATATGCAGGTGGGAACTGATGCGGGATCTCCTATCTGGAAGCTATTACCTTATACTTATTATGTAGGTAACCCTAATAACGATGCTGTAGATTATATCTATGAATTCAGTAAATTCGGTGCTACAATTAATATTAATTCTACTAATACATTTAGCTTAACAGCGAATCCTTCATATTATCAAAACAAAAACTTCAGAGTTCTTATTCTGCCTGCCAATTCAACAGGAACTGGTGGTGCGAAAGTTGCAGCTAAGAGTGCTTCTGTAGATTACAATGATTACAAAAGTGTAATTAAATATTACAATATTGACGAGTCTAAAATTAAGACTAAATAATTTAGAATATCTTTTCAGTTTTTTATAATTAAAAAAGTCCCGGAAGAAATCTTCCGGGGCTTTTGATTTTAGTTTCTGAAACCGCCACCTTGAATGTAGTGAGTTGGGTCATATGGCTTTTTTATTATTTTTATTCCCGTAAGAAACATGTTATAGGAATTTTCAGGAATGAATGGGTTTGATCCATATTCTGGTAAATAGTAAATAATAATTGCATTTTTTGTTTCTTGTGTTGAGAAGTTGAAAACAAATGTTTTCTGCTTACTAGATGGAGGAACTGTTATTTCAGCTTTTTGTTTCTTATTATAATTTGCTGAAACTAATCCATTTCCTGTTACAGGTCTCGCTCCACAAGGATTATCTCCAATGATTGCAGGATTGTTTGCCAATTCAACGCGTACTGTCGGAAATCCTTGACTTTGTTGTAAGCCATGATAATCATCATTTTGATCGTATTGATCATGTTGTTCTGTATATATAAAGTCTTCAATAAATGTTTGTAGTGTAATCTCATAGGTTACATTTGATTCGAAAGGAAATTCTATAGAAATTGCACTTTCAAAAGGATCATTGACTAAATGGGGTTGGCCTCTGTCGAGAATAGTTTTTGGACGATTTCCTGCTTGAAACCTTATACCTTTCCAGTCAAATCCATCGGTTCTTGGTTTTCCATATCCTCTAAATGTATAACCAAAAAATGAAAGTGGATTTGACCCGAACGCTGCTGTTGATGTATATATATTATCAACACTATGACCAACCTTAAATGAGCATCCTCCGCCATCTGGTTGGATAAGAGGTTTATTTAAATCCAAATCCATTAAAGTAATTTCACCTTCATTTAAAGCTAACATTTTATTTGATACGTTGGGTAAAGCTTCCTTTAAGTTTAAAGTTTGTTCTTCATCTTGGGTGTAAAGCATATCATTACTAGTGGCACAACCAACTAAAAATAATGAAGAAATAACGAATAATGTTTTTTTCATAATAATTTAATTTTCTGTAACAAAGATAAATTAACTCTATAAAAAAACACTATATTGTGAATTATTGAATGATTAAAATATTTTTGTTGATTTCAGTAATTAAAAAGCTCCAAAAAATATATATTTTTTGGAGCTTTTTAATATTTACTTTATAAAATTAGTTATCATTGTCATCCAAAAGATGTCCAAAGAAGTCTTTTTTGGTTTGCAGATATCCTTTGCTTATTTCGTTGGCAGGAATCTGTAGCGGGACTCTTGAATTGAGATGAATATTGCTGTCTACCACATATTTTACCTTTTCAGGATTGTTAGTCAGAAGATTAATATCTTTTATATCAAGCAGGTTAAGGATTTCAATGGCTACGCCAAAGTTTCTGTCGTCCGCGGGAAGTCCCAGTTCAAGATTGGCCTGTACGGTATCCAATCCTTTTTCCTGTAGGGAATAGGCCTTCAGCTTGTTGATGATCCCGATATTTCTTCCTTCCTGGCGAAGGTAAATGATTATTCCGCCGTTTTCATGGATATATTTCATTGCAGCATCTAATTGCTGGCCGCATTCGCATTTTTTTGAATGGAAAACTTCTCCGGTAATACATTCTGAGTGGAAACGCACATTTACTGGTTTTGAGAAATCTGTATTTTCTGCAACAATGGCCATATGAGGCATCCAGTCGTTGGCGTTTTCGGAGAAAGCTATCATTCGGAAAGTACCGTGTTCTGTAGGAACATTGGCTTCCGCCTGAATTTTAATCATTGATTTGTTCAAATTGGTTTTTAACTTCCTGGCAAAGTATCTTCAATAACAGAAATATTGGTTTTTAAACGAACCAGATATCTGTTGAGCACTTCATCATCATCTCTGTCAAGATTCTGCCTTAGCTTTTGAATTTTTTTGTAAGATTTTTCAAAGCTTTTAAGGGCTCTGCTTTTTCCTGTAGAGTTATTGGCATCAATGGCATATAAATAATTCTGAAGGCTGTACTTCAAGCTGGTAATCTCATCATTCAAGCCGTTGTTTTTAAACTTGGGGAAAGTGGATACCATGTTTGAAATTTCAGAAGCATTTACATTTTCTTTAATATTGATATTAAAATTCTTCTTTGAGCCTCTATCGGAATCAGAACCTTTAGTATCACTATAAAAATTATTTGACAACGGAGAAAGGTTAAGCTTTTCCGTTGCGCAGGAAGATGTTAATATGATAAGTACTCCAAGAAAAATTAATCGTTTCATTTCTGTTGCCCTTTTTGATAAAGGATTGGGTTAAGACTTTCATCATTATACATTTTCATTTGTTTGTATACTTTCATCTTAACATTACCGTTTTCAATATCAGCAAGCAACTGATCTATAGAAGTTGACAGATCTTCTTTCTGAGTAAGCAGAACGTCCAGTTTAGCCTGGCAGTTGTTTCTGTGTTCTTCAGAAGCAGATTCTCTGTGAGCCTCTAACGACATATGGTAAACCTTTAATGCAAGAATTGATAGTCTGTCTACTGCCCAAGCGGGAGTTTCTGTATTTATTTTTGCTTCAGGTTTAGGAGTTATATTTTCAAACTTATTAAGGAACCAGCCGTCAATATATTCTACCAGATCAGTTCTTTTCTGATTGGAGGCGTCTATTGTTCTCTTGAGTTGAAGAGCTTCAGCCGGATCAATATTTTCATCTCTAATTATATCTTCCAGATGCCATTGAACGGTATCAATCCAGTTCTTTGCATACAAAATCCGTTCCAAACTATCTTTTTCGAACGGGTTATTAATTAGAGTGTTAACGTCATCAGACACGTGATAGTCTTCAATAGCTTGATTGAAGACTTTCCATGCAGTCTCAGTAAATTTCATTAATGCTAAGGAATTTTAGTTGCTTGCAGAATTATTATTATTGTTAGAAGAAGATTTGTTTTCAGAACCTGGTTTGTCTTCTTCTTTTACTGCATCTTTAAATTCCTTGATTCCTGAACCAACTCCTCTCATTAATTCCGGAATTTTCTTTCCTCCAAAAAGTAATACTAAAAGTATTGCTACGATAAGGATATGTTGCCAAGATAAGGCAAGTATTGTTAGTGTATTCATCTCTTTAAATTTTTACAAAGGTACACTTTTTTTAATATGAAATCCAACCTAATGGATCAACTGGTGTACTCCCGTTCCATACTTGGAAATCAAGGGTATAAGCACCGTCAAAATCCTGAGCAATTGTACCGATTGGAGTTCCTGACGAAACCTGCTGTCCTTTGGAGACATTTGCATTGGATAAGTTGGAATAGATGGTAAAGTATCCTCCATGTTTGATAATCACGGTTTTTGTTCCGTCACTGCTGGCTACTACTGAAGATACAGTTCCCGGGAATACAGATTTTGCACGTGTACCTGAAGGGACTGAAATTTTAATACCGGTATTGTCTTCGTAGATATTTTTGAAAACAGGGTGCGGCTGTCTTCCGAAACGGTGAGTGATCTGTCCGGCTCTTTCAGCAGGATATCCCAGTCTTCCTCTGTTATCTGCAAAGCTGTTTCCTGTGGCTGTAGAAACTCCATAGCTTGTCATAGCTTTGGTTTCAGCTGCTTTTTTCTCGTCTTCTTTTCTTTTCGCAAGGGCTGCTTCTGCGGCTCTGGCTGCTGTTAGCTTATCTGCTGCTTCTTTTGCTTTTACATTGGCTTCATCTGAGGCTTTTTTAGCGGCAACTCTTCTGGCTTCATCTCTTGCATTAGCTTCTGCTTTGGCAGCATCTTCACTGCGTTTTCTTTCTTCTTCTGCTCTTTTTGCGGCCAGTTCAGCTGCTTTCTTAGCTTCAGCTTCTGCAATTCTTCTTTCTCTTTCAAGCGCTTCTGCTCTAGCTTTGGCTTCTGCTTCAATTCTTGCTTTTTCTCTTTCAGCAGCTAATTTGGCTAAACGGATTTTTTCTGCTTCTGCTTTTTTTCTGGCTTCTTCTTCTGCTTTGGCAATTCTTATTTCTTCAGCAATAATAGCTCTGATTTGTCCTTCCAATGCTTTGGACTGGACCTGTTTTTGCTTAAGCTCAGCAGTTAGTTTGGATTCATTTTTCTTAAAGTCAGCTACCAATTGTTCTTTTTGGGCTCTTTCAGCATTAATCGTCGCCAAATCCTTCTGTTGGTTTACCAGAAGGTTTGTTTTCTCTTTTACAGAGTTTTGTTTCTGTGCAATTGTTTTTTTGATCAGATTGGCAGCATCGGTAATTTCAGCTGCTTTTTTATCCTGATAATCCGAGTACTGTTTCAGGTATTGTACTCTACGTAAGGCTTCTCCTAAATTTTTAGCAGAAAGGATAAAGGTAACTTTATTCTGTACTCCTTTGTTTTTATAAGCATTTACCAACACCTCAGCATAGTTTTTTCTCAAAACAGCCAGTTCTTTATTCTGACGGTTGATTTCCAGCTGACGAAGATAGATATCATCCTCAATGAATCTTTTTTCTTTCTGGGTATTGTTGTAAACCTTTTCTCTTAAAACCAGTTTTTGGTTTACACTGGAAAGATAGGCTACGGAAAGTTTAGATTCACTTCTGGTTTTGGCTAAATCGGAATTTATTTGTGCAATTTGTTTTTTAAGTTCGGCATTCTGCTTCTGCAGCTGTTCTTTGGTCTGCTGTCCCTGGTGCAGTCCGAACATCAAAACACCTATTAAAAAGCTAAATTTTTTAATCATTTAATCTCAATTTTCTTATAACTGGATGGTACAGAATAAGGTGTTTCCATCCTCGAAAAGTCAAATTTCGTATTTTCCATTAAAATCTGACTAGATTTTGAGCCTTTTATAATTATTTTAACATTTCTTGGTAAACGAATTCCTTCATATTCATTCCAGTCACTGTAAGTAACATCAAGTTCATCTGAAGATAAAATATCTTTTAAATTGACATTTAATAAATCGTAATTGGTGTCGTATTGAAGAGCAATTTTGTACTCTCTGTTTTTCTCATCTGTCACAATTTTCTGGTTGGTATTAGAAACCATTTTGAAACCCTGTGCATTTTGAGTAAGGGTGAATTGTCTGTCGTTGATTTTCACAAATGTTCTTCCCAATAAGATTTTTTCCAAAGATTTGTAATCAATGAAGTTGACATTCAGTAGATTGTTAAGATAATCAAAATCTGAGTCTATATAGGTTTTATTGATCTTGTCCTGTCCTTTTATTCCTTCAGGGGTCGCGATACCTCTGGCAGCGTTGATGAACAAGGCTCTCAGATTCATCCAGACCTTTGTGTCATTTTCAATATACACTGTAGCGTCCAG of the Chryseobacterium aureum genome contains:
- a CDS encoding peptidoglycan DD-metalloendopeptidase family protein, which encodes MIKKFSFLIGVLMFGLHQGQQTKEQLQKQNAELKKQIAQINSDLAKTRSESKLSVAYLSSVNQKLVLREKVYNNTQKEKRFIEDDIYLRQLEINRQNKELAVLRKNYAEVLVNAYKNKGVQNKVTFILSAKNLGEALRRVQYLKQYSDYQDKKAAEITDAANLIKKTIAQKQNSVKEKTNLLVNQQKDLATINAERAQKEQLVADFKKNESKLTAELKQKQVQSKALEGQIRAIIAEEIRIAKAEEEARKKAEAEKIRLAKLAAEREKARIEAEAKARAEALERERRIAEAEAKKAAELAAKRAEEERKRSEDAAKAEANARDEARRVAAKKASDEANVKAKEAADKLTAARAAEAALAKRKEDEKKAAETKAMTSYGVSTATGNSFADNRGRLGYPAERAGQITHRFGRQPHPVFKNIYEDNTGIKISVPSGTRAKSVFPGTVSSVVASSDGTKTVIIKHGGYFTIYSNLSNANVSKGQQVSSGTPIGTIAQDFDGAYTLDFQVWNGSTPVDPLGWISY
- a CDS encoding DUF4254 domain-containing protein: MKFTETAWKVFNQAIEDYHVSDDVNTLINNPFEKDSLERILYAKNWIDTVQWHLEDIIRDENIDPAEALQLKRTIDASNQKRTDLVEYIDGWFLNKFENITPKPEAKINTETPAWAVDRLSILALKVYHMSLEAHRESASEEHRNNCQAKLDVLLTQKEDLSTSIDQLLADIENGNVKMKVYKQMKMYNDESLNPILYQKGQQK
- a CDS encoding twin-arginine translocase TatA/TatE family subunit — protein: MNTLTILALSWQHILIVAILLVLLFGGKKIPELMRGVGSGIKEFKDAVKEEDKPGSENKSSSNNNNNSASN
- the ribA gene encoding GTP cyclohydrolase II encodes the protein MIKIQAEANVPTEHGTFRMIAFSENANDWMPHMAIVAENTDFSKPVNVRFHSECITGEVFHSKKCECGQQLDAAMKYIHENGGIIIYLRQEGRNIGIINKLKAYSLQEKGLDTVQANLELGLPADDRNFGVAIEILNLLDIKDINLLTNNPEKVKYVVDSNIHLNSRVPLQIPANEISKGYLQTKKDFFGHLLDDNDN
- a CDS encoding DUF4292 domain-containing protein, translated to MKNWIPLLLLLLALSSCKTRTKAQNDTDRTRDSIAAVKDQDNGNPKDANEPVKDKLTFYEHVLVPPKFNQIKIDSKIRVETGSYVPTLDATVYIENDTKVWMNLRALFINAARGIATPEGIKGQDKINKTYIDSDFDYLNNLLNVNFIDYKSLEKILLGRTFVKINDRQFTLTQNAQGFKMVSNTNQKIVTDEKNREYKIALQYDTNYDLLNVNLKDILSSDELDVTYSDWNEYEGIRLPRNVKIIIKGSKSSQILMENTKFDFSRMETPYSVPSSYKKIEIK